One genomic region from Candidatus Paceibacterota bacterium encodes:
- a CDS encoding FAD-dependent thymidylate synthase → MAPRIHIYDEFGPEDTAMMQALYSRSAKSVTEHVEKVRETGSGSFMEKFYVGYGHASIADCGSTTIFIEGVSMLVAKAVQDWPLYSGQETSSRYINMAAQPIKDPVQTPESKAILERWMNFYISSQEAVKDHVRDTFPKKPDENEVVYEKAVVARSFDILRGFLPAGVTTQLSWHTNLRQAHDKLSSLVYHPLKEVRDVAEEILKQLRAKYGHSFAHKVYEEQEEYRKTVAETLTYYTGKRVPSGFAAMTTIRNADLKPFKKILKNRPAKAVLPHILTELGELSFECLIDFGSFRDLQRHRNGVCRMPRLGTSFGFEKWYLEALPVDVREEAEALIKLQRQSINALPANADEKQYYCAMGFLVSAKMTYGLPAATYVMELRSGKTVHATLRAVAHKMYRFMSRRFPEVTLHPDLSLDDWDVRRGLHDIKER, encoded by the coding sequence ATGGCACCCCGCATCCACATCTACGACGAATTCGGACCTGAAGATACTGCCATGATGCAAGCCCTTTATTCACGAAGTGCAAAGAGTGTAACTGAGCACGTGGAAAAAGTTCGTGAGACAGGCTCAGGATCTTTCATGGAAAAATTCTATGTCGGGTATGGTCACGCAAGTATTGCTGACTGTGGATCCACTACTATTTTTATTGAAGGTGTTTCGATGCTTGTTGCAAAAGCAGTTCAAGATTGGCCACTATACTCAGGACAAGAAACAAGCTCGAGGTATATCAATATGGCTGCTCAGCCAATCAAGGATCCAGTACAAACTCCAGAATCAAAAGCTATCCTTGAGCGTTGGATGAACTTTTATATTTCTTCGCAGGAAGCAGTAAAGGATCACGTGCGAGATACGTTTCCTAAAAAACCAGATGAAAACGAAGTGGTGTATGAAAAGGCAGTTGTCGCGCGATCGTTTGATATCTTGCGAGGATTTCTACCAGCTGGTGTGACTACGCAGCTTTCATGGCACACAAATTTGCGCCAAGCACACGATAAACTGTCCTCGCTTGTATATCACCCACTTAAAGAGGTGCGTGATGTTGCAGAAGAAATATTGAAGCAGTTGAGGGCTAAATATGGTCATAGCTTTGCGCATAAGGTATATGAAGAGCAGGAAGAATACCGAAAAACAGTTGCAGAAACTCTCACGTACTACACTGGAAAACGAGTTCCAAGTGGTTTTGCTGCAATGACGACAATTAGAAACGCTGACCTTAAGCCATTTAAAAAAATATTAAAAAATCGTCCTGCGAAAGCTGTACTCCCTCACATACTAACTGAACTTGGCGAACTTTCTTTTGAGTGTCTAATCGACTTTGGATCGTTCAGAGATCTCCAACGTCACAGAAATGGTGTCTGTCGCATGCCACGACTTGGTACAAGTTTCGGATTTGAAAAATGGTATCTAGAGGCGCTTCCTGTGGATGTACGTGAGGAAGCTGAAGCTCTAATTAAATTACAGCGACAGTCAATAAACGCACTTCCTGCAAATGCTGATGAAAAACAATATTATTGCGCGATGGGATTTCTAGTTTCAGCAAAGATGACATACGGTCTTCCTGCTGCGACATACGTCATGGAACTACGCTCTGGAAAAACGGTGCATGCAACACTTCGGGCGGTTGCACATAAAATGTATCGATTTATGAGTAGAAGATTTCCAGAGGTGACACTACATCCTGATTTAAGTTTAGATGATTGGGATGTGCGTAGGGGGCTTCACGACATTAAGGAAAGGTAG
- the argS gene encoding arginine--tRNA ligase translates to MVGKIESLIQEYLAGKGLEGLNFAVEHGSSAERGHITANAAMVASKPLGQKPFVIAEEIAVYIRSKSLMEIEKVEAAGPGFLNIYLSRGYFASTVKEILNTPKEYGSNTEQKGKTMLYEYTDPNPFKEFHIGHLMSNTVGEALSRIAQRQGAEVKRACYQGDVGPHIAKTIWAMMRNEKQEGETDIEYLGRAYSIGSQQYEAQESIKKEIDDLNVSIYAKNNPDVVSLYDWGRKVSLEHFEEIYTKLGTKFDAYFFESEMAERAVKLVQEWKEKGVFEDSDGAVVYKGEKKGLHTRVFLNSRGLPTYEAKDLVLNLVDKPKKVPSDTSVIITANEQDDYFKVMLAAMEDIDMEARSKITHISHGMMRFKGGKMSSRKGNVVSGDGLIESVAERVLEKMADREMGEDAKKDLAEKIAIGSIKYSILRQAVGGDIIFDPENAISIEGDSGPYLQYAYVRAQSILRKAANESMKPKAILPPDSPESPEMLLPELPHVLKRAHETGSPNLLVAYALKLAGTFNGYYAETKIIDHDSPYTPYRLAITYAVATVLREVLTVLAIPVVEEM, encoded by the coding sequence ATGGTAGGAAAGATAGAATCACTCATACAAGAATATCTCGCTGGAAAGGGCCTGGAAGGCTTAAATTTTGCCGTGGAGCACGGTTCTTCTGCTGAGCGCGGTCACATAACAGCAAACGCTGCTATGGTTGCCTCAAAGCCGCTTGGCCAAAAACCCTTCGTAATTGCCGAAGAAATTGCTGTCTATATCCGTTCAAAATCCCTCATGGAAATTGAGAAAGTAGAGGCTGCCGGCCCTGGATTTTTAAACATCTATCTTTCTCGTGGATACTTTGCTTCAACGGTAAAAGAGATACTCAATACTCCAAAAGAGTACGGAAGTAACACAGAACAGAAGGGAAAAACGATGCTCTACGAGTACACTGATCCTAATCCATTTAAGGAGTTTCATATCGGGCATTTGATGTCTAATACTGTTGGTGAAGCACTATCTCGCATTGCACAAAGACAAGGTGCGGAGGTGAAACGTGCGTGTTACCAAGGTGATGTTGGTCCGCACATTGCAAAGACAATTTGGGCGATGATGAGGAATGAAAAGCAGGAAGGCGAAACAGACATTGAATATCTTGGTCGTGCGTACTCAATTGGGTCACAACAATATGAAGCACAAGAATCTATTAAAAAAGAAATAGATGACTTGAATGTTTCTATTTACGCAAAAAATAATCCTGATGTTGTTAGTCTCTATGACTGGGGAAGAAAAGTAAGTCTCGAACATTTTGAAGAAATATATACAAAGCTTGGTACAAAGTTCGATGCATATTTCTTTGAAAGTGAAATGGCAGAGCGTGCCGTAAAGCTTGTTCAAGAATGGAAGGAAAAGGGGGTATTTGAGGACAGTGATGGTGCTGTTGTATACAAAGGTGAGAAGAAAGGACTTCACACTCGAGTATTTTTAAATTCACGAGGACTTCCAACGTACGAAGCAAAAGACCTTGTCCTAAACCTCGTCGATAAGCCAAAGAAGGTTCCATCGGATACATCTGTCATCATTACCGCAAACGAACAAGACGACTATTTCAAGGTGATGCTTGCTGCAATGGAAGACATCGATATGGAAGCTCGATCAAAGATCACCCATATCTCTCACGGCATGATGCGCTTTAAGGGAGGAAAAATGAGTTCAAGAAAGGGAAATGTTGTATCAGGCGATGGTCTCATTGAATCAGTAGCAGAGCGTGTACTTGAGAAAATGGCTGATAGAGAGATGGGTGAAGATGCAAAAAAAGATCTTGCAGAAAAAATTGCGATCGGATCAATCAAGTACTCAATTCTAAGACAAGCTGTTGGTGGAGACATTATCTTTGATCCTGAAAACGCTATTTCAATTGAGGGTGATTCTGGCCCATATCTACAATATGCATACGTGCGCGCCCAATCGATCTTGCGAAAGGCAGCAAATGAATCAATGAAGCCTAAAGCAATTCTTCCACCTGACAGTCCTGAGTCTCCTGAGATGCTTCTTCCAGAACTTCCGCACGTATTAAAGCGTGCCCACGAAACAGGCTCACCTAACTTGCTTGTTGCCTATGCACTGAAGCTTGCAGGAACATTTAATGGGTATTACGCCGAGACAAAGATCATTGATCACGATAGTCCATATACGCCATACAGACTTGCCATTACGTATGCTGTGGCGACGGTTCTTAGAGAGGTTCTCACCGTCTTGGCCATTCCTGTTGTTGAGGAGATGTAA
- the glyA gene encoding serine hydroxymethyltransferase: protein MKDTQVAKLIKDEVKRQQSVINLIASENDVSEDVLEALGSEFVNKYAEGYSGRRYYGGQTNTDKLEDLCSERALLLFGLSPKKWGVNVQPLSGSPANLAVYSALVPIGGKIMGMELAHGGHLTHGHSVSMTGKFWKQVPYGVNKDTEVLDYEELKRIAVAEKPVLIVAGYTCYPRVIDFKKFRDIADAAGSILMVDMSHVAGLVAGGAYPSPFKYADVVTTTTHKTLRGPRSGIIFSRIDERELSKKIDRAVFPGLQGGPHMNQIAGVAVALREAANPKFKKYAAQVVKNARVLAEELAKCGWRIISRGTDSHLVLVDTWISGQGIGGSDASAALEKAGIIVNKNTIPFDERKPSDPSGIRLGTAAVTTAGMKEKDMVKLAQKIDSILKKNIASHAGK, encoded by the coding sequence ATGAAAGACACACAAGTAGCAAAACTGATTAAGGATGAAGTTAAAAGGCAGCAATCGGTCATAAATTTGATTGCTTCAGAGAATGATGTTTCAGAAGATGTGCTTGAAGCGCTTGGTTCAGAGTTTGTAAATAAGTATGCAGAAGGGTATTCAGGACGAAGGTATTACGGAGGGCAGACAAATACGGATAAACTAGAAGATCTCTGTAGCGAGCGAGCACTGTTGCTATTTGGACTTTCTCCAAAAAAATGGGGAGTAAATGTTCAGCCACTTTCAGGTTCACCCGCAAACTTAGCAGTGTATTCTGCACTCGTTCCAATTGGTGGAAAGATCATGGGAATGGAACTTGCGCACGGTGGACATCTAACCCATGGACACTCTGTATCAATGACAGGGAAGTTTTGGAAACAAGTTCCGTATGGAGTTAATAAAGATACTGAAGTATTAGATTACGAAGAATTAAAAAGAATTGCTGTAGCTGAAAAACCGGTACTTATTGTTGCTGGGTACACATGTTATCCACGAGTAATAGATTTTAAAAAATTTAGAGACATTGCTGATGCGGCAGGATCAATACTTATGGTTGATATGTCGCACGTTGCAGGATTAGTTGCTGGTGGAGCATATCCATCACCGTTTAAATATGCTGATGTAGTTACAACCACAACTCATAAAACACTTCGTGGACCTCGAAGTGGAATCATCTTCTCTCGAATTGATGAGCGTGAGTTGTCTAAAAAAATTGATCGTGCGGTATTTCCAGGTCTCCAGGGTGGTCCACACATGAACCAGATTGCGGGAGTTGCCGTAGCTCTTAGAGAAGCTGCAAATCCAAAGTTTAAGAAGTATGCAGCGCAGGTGGTTAAAAACGCGCGTGTGCTTGCAGAAGAACTCGCAAAATGCGGATGGCGTATCATTTCTCGAGGAACAGACAGTCATTTGGTTTTGGTGGACACGTGGATTTCAGGACAAGGAATAGGTGGCTCAGATGCGAGCGCTGCACTTGAGAAAGCTGGAATTATTGTAAACAAGAACACTATTCCATTTGATGAACGAAAGCCAAGCGACCCATCAGGTATTCGACTTGGAACAGCAGCTGTCACAACTGCAGGAATGAAAGAGAAAGACATGGTCAAACTTGCCCAAAAGATCGACTCAATTTTGAAGAAAAATATTGCCTCACATGCCGGTAAATAA